A genomic region of Dyella humicola contains the following coding sequences:
- the fliO gene encoding flagellar biosynthetic protein FliO, with amino-acid sequence MLLAFVTPVATAPDIQVGGELARVLISLLGIIALIFAAGWMSRRLQARTSPGGRRLRCVESMAVGARDRLLIIEADGKRLLVGVGQGGMRTLHVYENSAATSDAPGPNPPHIGFGDLLARWKRTP; translated from the coding sequence ATGCTGCTTGCCTTCGTAACACCGGTAGCGACCGCACCCGATATTCAGGTGGGCGGCGAGCTGGCGCGTGTCTTGATCAGTCTGCTCGGCATCATCGCCTTGATCTTTGCCGCGGGCTGGATGAGCCGCCGCCTGCAGGCACGCACGTCACCTGGTGGGCGGCGGCTGCGCTGCGTGGAGTCGATGGCTGTCGGGGCCCGCGATCGACTGCTGATCATCGAAGCCGATGGCAAGCGTCTACTCGTCGGCGTGGGTCAGGGCGGTATGCGTACCTTGCACGTCTACGAAAACAGTGCCGCCACGAGCGATGCGCCAGGCCCCAATCCACCGCACATCGGCTTTGGTGACCTGCTTGCCCGCTGGAAGCGCACGCCATGA
- the fliG gene encoding flagellar motor switch protein FliG, translating to MGGAQRAAILLLTLGEQDAAEVLKHLSARDVQAVGSAMASLTNVSRDQVEQVLARLNDDMGRHTSLGVGTEEYIRKILVNALGESKAGGLIDRILLGRSSKGLESLKWMESRAIAEMISQEHPQIIALVLAHLEPDQAAEVIGYLPPRVRSDAVMRIATLDGVQPHALNELDEIMERQFSGNTKKLKSASVGGLKAAANILNAMETTRENELMTAIRTHDSSLGGRIEELMFVFEDLGDLDDRSMQTLLREVPTARLVTALKGAEPGVREKIFANMSKRAADMLRDDLEVSGPVRLSEVDSAQKEVLAIARKLADSGAINLSGTGDELVA from the coding sequence ATCGGCGGCGCGCAGCGCGCCGCCATCCTGCTGCTCACCCTGGGCGAGCAGGACGCCGCCGAGGTGCTGAAACACCTCAGTGCGCGTGATGTACAGGCGGTCGGTTCGGCCATGGCCAGCCTCACCAATGTGTCGCGAGACCAGGTGGAGCAGGTACTCGCTCGACTCAACGACGATATGGGGCGCCACACGTCCCTGGGTGTCGGCACCGAGGAATACATTCGCAAGATCCTGGTCAACGCGCTGGGCGAGAGCAAGGCAGGGGGGCTGATCGACCGCATCCTGTTGGGCCGCTCCAGCAAGGGCCTGGAATCGCTGAAGTGGATGGAGAGCCGTGCTATCGCCGAAATGATCAGCCAGGAACATCCGCAGATCATCGCGCTGGTGCTGGCCCATCTCGAACCCGACCAGGCCGCCGAAGTCATCGGCTACCTGCCGCCGCGCGTGCGCAGCGATGCGGTGATGCGTATCGCCACGCTCGATGGCGTGCAGCCGCATGCGCTCAATGAGCTGGACGAAATCATGGAGCGCCAGTTCTCCGGCAACACCAAGAAACTTAAATCCGCCAGCGTCGGTGGCCTCAAGGCCGCCGCCAATATTCTCAACGCGATGGAAACCACGCGCGAGAACGAGCTGATGACGGCCATCCGCACGCATGATTCGAGCCTGGGTGGGCGGATCGAAGAGCTGATGTTCGTGTTCGAGGATCTCGGCGACCTGGACGACCGCAGCATGCAGACGCTGCTGCGCGAAGTGCCGACGGCACGCCTGGTCACCGCACTCAAGGGGGCCGAGCCCGGTGTACGGGAAAAGATCTTCGCCAACATGTCCAAGCGCGCGGCCGACATGCTGCGCGACGACCTGGAAGTATCCGGTCCGGTGCGTCTGAGCGAAGTCGATTCCGCGCAGAAGGAAGTGCTCGCCATCGCACGCAAGCTCGCCGATTCGGGTGCGATCAATCTCTCCGGCACGGGTGACGAGTTGGTGGCATGA
- a CDS encoding flagellar assembly protein FliH → MSAVLDRDNVITFQRWLPPEMGAPPVEEVAPAEPVAQPTVRELEALQQQARDEGYAAGHVEGLAAARDVLNERLARLDRVLEAAARPLRSMDELVELELARLAMTVARQVVAHELRTSPDLVVEAVRQAVLAMPAATAKLRVRLHPDDLALLRSLHVAEPDWVLVADGTLERGDCMLESERSRLDSRVDTRMAAVVDAVLGAEAEDIDADADEVRG, encoded by the coding sequence ATGAGCGCAGTCCTCGATCGCGACAACGTCATCACGTTCCAGCGCTGGCTGCCACCCGAAATGGGTGCGCCGCCCGTCGAGGAGGTCGCACCCGCCGAGCCGGTGGCGCAGCCCACCGTGCGTGAGCTCGAAGCGCTGCAACAGCAGGCGCGCGACGAGGGTTACGCTGCCGGCCACGTGGAAGGCCTGGCTGCCGCGCGCGATGTGCTGAATGAGCGCCTCGCGCGGCTCGACCGGGTCCTGGAAGCCGCGGCGCGACCGCTGCGATCCATGGATGAACTGGTGGAACTTGAACTGGCACGCCTGGCCATGACCGTGGCGCGCCAGGTCGTGGCGCACGAGTTGCGTACGTCGCCCGACCTGGTGGTCGAGGCCGTGCGCCAGGCCGTGCTGGCCATGCCGGCGGCCACCGCGAAATTGCGCGTGCGCCTGCATCCGGACGATCTTGCCCTGCTGCGCTCGCTGCATGTGGCCGAGCCCGATTGGGTGCTGGTCGCCGATGGCACGCTGGAGCGCGGCGACTGCATGCTCGAAAGCGAGCGCTCGCGCCTGGATTCACGGGTGGATACACGCATGGCCGCGGTGGTTGACGCCGTGCTCGGCGCCGAGGCGGAAGACATCGACGCCGATGCCGACGAGGTGCGCGGATGA
- a CDS encoding flagellar basal body-associated FliL family protein codes for MAQNEQGFEAPAAAATKRSSPLIWVMAVAVLAMAGVCAYVLMGQRHQWAAEPAEPKVAESKQEQYLPLDPPFVVNFRDDQSMRFLQVGVSLMSHDAAALAAAKDAEPVIRNALVMLFSSQDYAILSDSAGKQKLQAQALAAVRKIVGDRLGRPGVEALYFTSFVMQ; via the coding sequence ATGGCTCAGAACGAGCAAGGTTTTGAAGCACCGGCAGCAGCAGCGACCAAGCGTTCGTCGCCGCTGATCTGGGTGATGGCTGTGGCAGTGTTGGCGATGGCTGGCGTATGTGCGTACGTGCTGATGGGGCAACGTCATCAATGGGCAGCGGAACCTGCCGAACCCAAGGTGGCAGAGTCCAAGCAGGAGCAATACCTGCCGCTCGACCCGCCGTTCGTGGTGAACTTCCGTGACGACCAGTCCATGCGTTTCCTCCAGGTCGGCGTCAGCCTGATGTCGCACGACGCGGCGGCGTTGGCGGCGGCGAAGGACGCCGAGCCGGTGATCCGCAACGCGCTGGTGATGCTGTTCAGCAGCCAGGACTACGCGATTCTCAGCGACTCCGCGGGTAAGCAGAAGTTGCAGGCGCAGGCGCTGGCAGCCGTACGCAAGATTGTCGGTGACCGGCTCGGTCGCCCTGGCGTCGAAGCACTCTATTTCACCAGTTTTGTGATGCAGTGA
- the fliE gene encoding flagellar hook-basal body complex protein FliE, which yields MTQIDVNSLLSQMRQLSSQANSPEQSFTAATPAQTDFSSLLKQSISSVGDTQMEAGRMAASFERGEPGADLGRTMVAVQKADLSLNTLTQVRNKLVDAYNNIMNMPV from the coding sequence ATGACCCAGATCGACGTCAACAGCCTGCTGTCGCAGATGCGCCAGCTTTCTTCGCAAGCCAATTCACCCGAACAATCGTTCACTGCAGCGACACCGGCACAAACTGATTTTTCCAGCCTGTTGAAGCAATCCATTTCATCCGTGGGCGACACGCAGATGGAAGCGGGCCGCATGGCCGCCAGTTTCGAGCGCGGCGAACCGGGTGCCGATCTCGGCCGCACGATGGTCGCCGTGCAAAAGGCCGACCTGTCGTTGAACACGCTGACCCAAGTGCGCAACAAGCTCGTCGACGCCTACAACAACATCATGAATATGCCGGTCTGA
- the fliI gene encoding flagellar protein export ATPase FliI, translating to MNPPVGHSPASLWQERLARRRQRAVDTRILTVEGRLRRVVGLTLEAEGCEAPLGARCMVATADGNELDTEVVGFADERLLLMPVTEMHGVLPNARVRPCAHTSGLPVGMALLGRVIGADGVPLDGMGPLDVEEHASLKREPINPMARKPIDTPLDTGVRAINALLSVGRGQRLGLFAGSGVGKSTLLGMMTRYTDADVVVVGLIGERGREVKEFVEHTLGAEGRARAVIVAAPADAPPLKRLRGAQYATAIAEWFRDRGQRVLLLMDSITRYAQAQREIALAIGEPPATKGYPPSVFAMLPALVERAGNDAEGRGSITAFYTVLTEGDDYRHDPIADASRAILDGHIVLSRDLAEAGHYPAIDIEASISRVMPAVVTREHLRAAQRFRQVYSAYRQQRDLIAVGAYQKGSDPQVDHAITMWPRLRDFLQQEVDAPMTLGDAIAGLELLTAGGTP from the coding sequence ATGAATCCGCCAGTCGGCCACTCGCCGGCAAGCTTGTGGCAGGAGCGGTTGGCGCGACGTCGTCAACGTGCCGTCGATACGCGCATACTCACGGTCGAAGGTCGCCTGCGCCGGGTGGTCGGGCTGACGCTTGAGGCCGAAGGTTGCGAGGCACCGCTAGGCGCACGCTGCATGGTCGCCACGGCTGACGGCAACGAACTTGATACCGAAGTGGTTGGCTTTGCCGATGAGCGTCTGTTGCTGATGCCGGTGACCGAGATGCATGGCGTGCTGCCGAATGCACGCGTGCGTCCGTGCGCACACACCAGCGGTCTACCCGTCGGCATGGCCTTGCTTGGCCGGGTGATCGGCGCGGACGGTGTGCCACTTGACGGCATGGGGCCGCTCGACGTGGAAGAGCACGCCTCGCTCAAGCGCGAGCCGATCAATCCGATGGCGCGCAAGCCCATCGATACGCCCCTGGATACCGGCGTGCGTGCCATTAACGCCTTGCTGAGCGTCGGTCGTGGCCAACGCCTGGGCTTGTTCGCCGGCTCCGGCGTCGGCAAATCGACCCTGCTTGGCATGATGACGCGCTACACCGATGCCGACGTCGTGGTGGTCGGGTTGATTGGCGAGCGCGGTCGTGAAGTCAAGGAATTCGTCGAACACACGCTGGGCGCCGAAGGCCGGGCACGTGCCGTCATCGTGGCGGCTCCCGCCGATGCGCCGCCGCTCAAGCGTTTGCGTGGCGCGCAGTACGCGACCGCGATTGCCGAGTGGTTCCGTGACCGTGGCCAGCGCGTACTGCTATTGATGGATTCGATCACGCGCTATGCGCAGGCGCAGCGCGAGATTGCCCTGGCCATCGGTGAACCGCCCGCGACCAAGGGCTATCCGCCGTCGGTATTCGCCATGCTGCCGGCGCTGGTCGAGCGCGCAGGCAACGACGCCGAAGGCCGCGGTTCGATTACCGCGTTCTATACCGTGCTGACCGAAGGCGACGACTACCGCCACGATCCCATTGCCGATGCCTCACGCGCGATTCTTGACGGCCATATCGTGCTGTCACGCGATCTGGCCGAGGCGGGCCACTACCCCGCCATCGATATCGAGGCGTCGATCAGCCGCGTGATGCCTGCGGTGGTGACGCGTGAGCATTTGCGCGCGGCACAGCGATTCCGGCAGGTCTACTCGGCGTATCGCCAGCAACGCGACTTGATCGCCGTCGGTGCCTATCAGAAGGGTTCCGATCCCCAGGTCGATCACGCGATCACGATGTGGCCGCGCCTGCGCGATTTCCTGCAGCAAGAGGTGGATGCGCCGATGACGCTTGGCGACGCCATCGCCGGACTCGAGCTGCTCACCGCCGGAGGCACGCCGTGA
- the fliF gene encoding flagellar basal-body MS-ring/collar protein FliF, with translation MADNALATTDEKAGARLDLKQLARTPATRQLLLLFGVAGAVALGVAVVLWSRGPNYGLLYTGLEQKDAAAVTQALQASNTPYTLGPDGNSIMVPASDLAAIRLKLAAQGLPQGSASSTAAPGGDSPFGMSDLAERTRYQQMLESDLGSTIAGLQSVRAARVHLALPKPSAFIRDSHEASASVLVTLYPGRQLDASQVAAIVHLVASSVPNLDPKQVSVVDQQGQLLTSTDPGSASAVGDTRLRLATRIENTYAQRIEELLTPLVGPGKVRAQVYADLDFSETEKATETYGHDHPALRSEQTSSEQRTGSASDGGIAGALSNQPPNAVAQPTAARPTAGKTPGKAGATATAEQSNGPGETTSSATRNYELDRTISHVSDPAGRLARLTVAVVVDNKSVPGEKGNKSVPFTPQELEHLTTLARNAVGYNEARGDNVSVINQPFHQDVAGDAAPPPLAFWERPGMLDLIKQGIGVLIALLVAFGLLRPLLRGLSRAPAPGQGLALAQQPTPSTISIRVDDDDDGDDMARLAVPPAIAYEQRIGLARRMVSENPKQVAQVVKNWVVEDGG, from the coding sequence ATGGCCGATAACGCCCTAGCGACGACCGACGAAAAGGCCGGTGCTCGCCTGGATCTCAAACAGCTTGCCCGCACGCCGGCAACGCGTCAGCTGTTGCTGCTTTTCGGTGTGGCGGGCGCGGTCGCGCTGGGCGTGGCCGTGGTGTTGTGGTCGCGCGGTCCCAATTACGGCTTGCTGTATACCGGCCTCGAACAGAAAGATGCGGCTGCGGTAACGCAGGCGCTGCAGGCTTCCAACACGCCTTACACGCTGGGTCCTGATGGCAATTCGATCATGGTGCCGGCGTCCGATCTGGCGGCGATTCGCCTGAAGCTCGCCGCGCAGGGTTTGCCGCAAGGAAGTGCCTCCAGTACCGCAGCGCCCGGTGGCGATTCGCCGTTTGGCATGAGCGATCTGGCCGAGCGCACGCGCTACCAGCAGATGCTGGAGTCGGACCTGGGTAGCACGATCGCGGGCCTGCAATCGGTACGTGCAGCAAGAGTGCACCTGGCGCTGCCCAAGCCATCGGCGTTCATTCGCGACAGTCACGAGGCCAGCGCGTCGGTGCTGGTTACGCTGTATCCGGGGCGCCAGCTCGATGCGAGCCAGGTGGCGGCGATCGTGCATCTGGTCGCATCGAGCGTACCCAACCTCGATCCCAAGCAGGTGTCGGTGGTCGACCAGCAAGGCCAGCTGCTGACCAGCACGGATCCAGGCAGCGCCAGTGCGGTGGGCGATACGCGCCTGCGTCTGGCGACGCGCATCGAGAACACCTATGCGCAACGCATCGAAGAACTACTGACGCCGCTGGTCGGGCCAGGCAAGGTGCGTGCGCAGGTCTACGCAGACCTCGATTTCAGCGAGACCGAGAAGGCCACCGAAACCTACGGTCACGACCACCCCGCGTTGCGCAGTGAACAGACCAGCAGCGAGCAGCGCACGGGCAGCGCCAGCGATGGCGGCATTGCAGGTGCGCTCAGCAACCAACCGCCCAATGCCGTGGCACAGCCGACGGCCGCGCGCCCAACGGCGGGCAAGACTCCCGGCAAGGCCGGTGCTACGGCGACCGCGGAACAGTCCAATGGTCCGGGTGAGACGACCAGCAGCGCCACGCGCAATTACGAACTGGATCGCACCATCAGTCATGTCAGCGATCCGGCCGGCCGGCTTGCCCGCCTCACCGTGGCGGTGGTGGTGGACAACAAGAGCGTGCCAGGCGAGAAGGGCAACAAGAGCGTGCCGTTCACCCCGCAGGAACTGGAGCACCTCACCACGCTTGCGCGCAATGCAGTGGGCTACAACGAGGCTCGCGGCGATAACGTCAGCGTGATCAACCAGCCCTTCCATCAGGACGTCGCGGGTGATGCTGCGCCGCCGCCGCTGGCGTTCTGGGAACGGCCCGGCATGCTCGACCTGATCAAGCAGGGCATCGGCGTGTTGATTGCGCTGCTGGTTGCCTTCGGCCTGCTGCGACCACTGCTGCGTGGTCTGAGCCGGGCGCCGGCACCGGGCCAGGGCCTGGCGCTGGCGCAGCAGCCGACGCCGTCGACGATTTCCATTCGTGTGGACGACGATGACGATGGCGATGACATGGCCCGCCTGGCCGTGCCGCCGGCGATCGCCTACGAACAGCGCATTGGGCTGGCGCGCCGCATGGTCAGCGAAAATCCGAAACAGGTGGCGCAGGTGGTCAAGAACTGGGTGGTCGAAGATGGCGGTTGA
- a CDS encoding flagellar hook-length control protein FliK translates to MTPAIAVNVTPPSAACGPASAANSSSDGHSPSAFSTPLQQARQQQSAQRSSTSAPTASTTTTSTATSSTTASTASSTVTGKSWNPKGDDAKDDDKPTTRSGPNPPTDAAAAMLALLGQSIPANAAPSPAAPAAASSESATATGTALAATAMQVSGMSGMSMSGAALASAQPDADDAGNASKATDGLQDNALAALLGDADDDTTPSTATGNGVDAKVVNASQATATTSTPSDKSDPLDALRNLTTPFGQTQASVQAAPTPHAMTMNASAGTPSFAQELGQHVAWLGGQNIKEARITLHPEDLGQLDVKVSVQHDHVDVSFIAQHPNAVHAVQQTLSQLDSMLAQHGLTLGQAQVGQGNQGGGAGQGASSGSAAAGDAGATDEGDVAQVAAPVVQALGLLDTFA, encoded by the coding sequence ATGACGCCTGCCATTGCCGTGAACGTGACACCGCCGTCCGCGGCATGCGGACCCGCGTCGGCGGCGAATAGCTCATCGGACGGTCACTCGCCCAGTGCATTTTCTACCCCGTTGCAGCAGGCACGTCAGCAGCAATCGGCACAACGGTCCTCGACGTCGGCTCCTACGGCCTCGACAACAACCACCTCGACGGCCACATCGTCGACTACGGCATCGACGGCCTCGTCGACGGTCACCGGCAAGTCGTGGAACCCCAAGGGCGACGACGCCAAGGACGACGACAAACCAACCACGCGCAGCGGCCCGAATCCGCCGACCGATGCCGCAGCGGCGATGCTGGCATTGCTCGGCCAGAGCATCCCGGCCAACGCGGCACCCTCGCCAGCCGCTCCGGCGGCCGCTAGTTCCGAGAGTGCGACAGCGACGGGTACGGCCCTGGCGGCGACGGCCATGCAGGTTTCGGGCATGTCCGGCATGTCGATGTCGGGGGCGGCGCTGGCTTCCGCTCAACCCGATGCCGACGACGCCGGGAACGCTTCGAAAGCGACCGACGGCTTGCAGGACAACGCGCTGGCCGCCTTGCTGGGCGACGCAGACGACGACACGACACCTTCCACCGCGACAGGCAACGGTGTCGACGCGAAGGTCGTCAATGCTTCGCAAGCCACCGCGACCACGTCGACGCCAAGCGACAAGAGCGACCCGCTCGATGCACTGCGCAACCTGACCACGCCGTTCGGGCAGACCCAGGCATCGGTTCAGGCCGCGCCGACACCCCACGCGATGACCATGAATGCATCCGCGGGCACACCGTCGTTCGCGCAGGAGCTGGGTCAGCACGTGGCCTGGCTCGGCGGCCAGAACATCAAGGAGGCACGCATCACGCTGCATCCGGAGGATCTCGGGCAGCTCGACGTGAAGGTGAGCGTGCAGCATGACCACGTCGACGTGAGCTTCATCGCGCAACACCCAAACGCCGTGCATGCGGTGCAGCAGACCTTGAGCCAGCTGGACTCCATGTTGGCGCAGCATGGTCTGACGTTGGGGCAGGCGCAGGTGGGGCAGGGCAATCAGGGTGGCGGCGCCGGGCAAGGGGCTTCGTCGGGTTCGGCGGCTGCCGGTGATGCAGGGGCGACTGACGAAGGGGATGTTGCCCAGGTGGCGGCGCCGGTGGTGCAGGCGCTTGGGTTGTTGGATACGTTTGCCTGA
- the fliJ gene encoding flagellar export protein FliJ, whose protein sequence is MTSRANRLQPAADVARERQETAMQRLAEQQQRVAKAEQQLAELRRYREEYADTSGGVSVTALLNRRQFVERIDQVIAQQTTEVARQHRQLDHVRSQWHDAHSRERALGSVIDRYREQERQSEDRREQAEIDERMQHRRPARGWS, encoded by the coding sequence GTGACATCGCGTGCGAATCGCCTGCAACCCGCTGCCGACGTGGCACGCGAGCGCCAGGAAACGGCCATGCAGCGACTCGCCGAGCAGCAGCAACGCGTCGCCAAGGCCGAGCAACAGCTGGCCGAGCTGCGACGCTACCGGGAGGAATATGCCGATACCTCGGGTGGTGTCAGCGTGACCGCCTTGCTCAACCGCCGCCAGTTCGTGGAACGCATCGACCAGGTGATCGCCCAGCAAACTACCGAGGTTGCCCGACAGCACCGGCAACTCGACCACGTCCGCAGCCAGTGGCACGACGCACACTCACGTGAGCGGGCGCTGGGCAGCGTGATCGATCGTTATCGTGAACAAGAGCGCCAGAGCGAGGATCGCCGCGAGCAAGCCGAGATCGACGAACGCATGCAGCATCGTCGGCCCGCGCGGGGATGGTCATGA
- the fliM gene encoding flagellar motor switch protein FliM: MSDLLSQEEIDALLDGVEGGAVETGNDEPLPTGEVITYDFTQQDRIVRGRLPTLEMVNDRFARFFRSAVFGVLRKTCEVSVLGVKMIKFAEYVHGLAVPSNLNLVRIKPLRGTALVVMEPRLVFTVIDNFFGGDGRFHARIEGRDFTATENRVIQIMLTELFASMVEAWAPVLPLQFEYMNSEINPQFANIVSPTETVVVSRFHVELDGGGGEINLTLPYAMIEPIRTLLDAGVQSDRVDRDDRWAENLHEEVLDAEVELSSLLLETRMNIGDFLRLRPGDVIPVQVPELSTVFAEDVPVFRGRYGQSNGRNAVRFHAPTGRREMRLSTELVPEKSLV; the protein is encoded by the coding sequence ATGAGTGATCTCCTTTCGCAAGAGGAAATCGACGCCCTCCTTGATGGCGTCGAGGGCGGTGCCGTCGAGACAGGCAACGACGAGCCGTTGCCCACCGGTGAAGTCATAACCTACGACTTCACCCAGCAGGATCGCATCGTCCGCGGTCGCCTGCCCACGCTGGAAATGGTCAACGATCGCTTCGCGCGCTTCTTCCGTAGCGCAGTGTTTGGCGTGCTTCGCAAAACCTGCGAAGTGTCGGTGCTTGGCGTGAAGATGATCAAGTTTGCCGAGTACGTGCATGGGCTGGCCGTGCCGAGCAATCTCAACCTGGTGCGAATCAAGCCGCTGCGCGGCACCGCGCTGGTGGTGATGGAGCCGCGCCTGGTCTTCACCGTGATCGACAATTTCTTCGGTGGCGATGGGCGCTTCCACGCGCGCATCGAAGGACGCGATTTCACCGCCACCGAGAACCGTGTCATCCAGATCATGCTGACCGAGTTGTTTGCGTCGATGGTCGAGGCGTGGGCGCCGGTGCTGCCGCTGCAGTTCGAATACATGAACTCGGAGATCAATCCGCAGTTTGCCAACATCGTCAGCCCCACGGAAACCGTGGTGGTGTCACGCTTCCACGTCGAGCTGGATGGCGGCGGCGGCGAAATCAACCTCACCCTGCCGTACGCGATGATCGAGCCGATCCGTACGTTGCTCGATGCCGGTGTGCAAAGCGATCGCGTGGATCGCGACGACCGCTGGGCCGAAAACCTGCACGAGGAAGTGCTCGACGCCGAAGTTGAATTGAGTTCGCTGTTGTTGGAGACGCGCATGAATATCGGCGATTTCCTGCGCCTGCGTCCCGGCGACGTCATTCCTGTCCAGGTGCCTGAATTGAGCACCGTCTTCGCCGAAGACGTACCCGTATTTCGTGGCCGTTATGGCCAGTCCAACGGCCGTAACGCCGTTCGCTTCCATGCCCCGACCGGCCGTCGCGAGATGCGCCTGTCAACCGAACTTGTCCCGGAGAAGAGCCTCGTATGA
- the fliN gene encoding flagellar motor switch protein FliN, giving the protein MIPSNEAVAGGTQRVEFDPLNGSVAEGADVNLDMILDVPVTLAMEVGRTRISIRNLLQLNQGSVVELDRSAGEPLDVFVNGTLVAHGEVVVINERFGIRLTDVISPAERVRKLR; this is encoded by the coding sequence ATGATCCCGTCCAATGAAGCCGTCGCTGGCGGAACCCAACGCGTCGAATTCGACCCGCTCAACGGCTCCGTGGCCGAAGGCGCTGACGTCAATCTGGACATGATCCTCGATGTGCCGGTGACGCTGGCCATGGAAGTGGGCCGCACGCGCATCAGCATCCGTAACCTGCTGCAACTCAACCAGGGTTCGGTAGTGGAGCTTGACCGTTCTGCCGGCGAGCCGCTGGACGTTTTCGTGAACGGCACGCTGGTGGCTCACGGTGAGGTGGTGGTGATCAACGAGCGCTTCGGCATTCGCCTTACCGACGTGATCAGCCCGGCTGAACGCGTGCGCAAGCTGCGGTGA
- a CDS encoding sigma-54 dependent transcriptional regulator has protein sequence MGKFDVLVIESDHRRAESVVSALQFLGYRPQRGEDCAEVEQATHAWRAVYVGNVVDAVEAERQFALLGGDAGHALVLLAADSEWASRLAANSSPFAARVGVIEFPLRYEQLTDALRGSQAQAGARRSEVRLAGNSGPMASVNALVRQVAPFDSSVLVLGESGTGKEMVARSIHECSSRRDKPFVAINCGAIPAELLESELFGHEKGAFTGAISTRKGRFEMAEGGTLFLDEIGDMSLPMQVKLLRVLQERAFERVGSNRTQRCDVRIIAATHRNLEAAIADGRFREDLFYRLSVFPLEMPALREHLEDLPELVAEFNQRLSRRGLAGVRFSAGAMHALHGYTWPGNVRELYNLVERLSILYPHSEVRVSDLPEKYRGQQIIEEVRGTALLSLMVGQSSVMSEPMTVVSSDSLVMLPEGGLDLKDHLADIEVGLIRQALDVTGGVVAHAAKLLRMQRTTLVEKLRKYGLQPSLQA, from the coding sequence TTCGGCGCTGCAGTTCCTCGGCTATCGCCCGCAGCGTGGTGAAGACTGTGCCGAAGTGGAGCAGGCAACCCACGCGTGGCGCGCGGTCTATGTAGGCAATGTCGTCGATGCGGTGGAAGCAGAGCGTCAATTCGCCTTGTTGGGAGGCGACGCAGGGCATGCGCTGGTACTGCTGGCCGCCGATTCAGAATGGGCGTCGAGGCTGGCTGCGAATTCATCACCGTTCGCCGCGCGCGTGGGCGTCATCGAATTTCCTCTTCGTTATGAACAGCTTACCGATGCCTTGCGCGGGTCACAGGCGCAGGCCGGTGCTCGTCGCAGCGAAGTGCGTCTGGCCGGCAACTCTGGTCCCATGGCCAGCGTGAATGCACTGGTTCGCCAGGTGGCGCCGTTCGATTCCAGCGTCCTGGTGCTGGGTGAATCGGGTACCGGCAAAGAGATGGTGGCGCGCAGTATTCATGAGTGTTCGTCGCGTCGCGACAAGCCGTTCGTGGCGATCAATTGCGGCGCGATTCCGGCCGAACTGCTTGAAAGCGAACTGTTTGGCCATGAAAAGGGTGCGTTCACCGGCGCGATCAGCACCCGCAAGGGCCGCTTCGAGATGGCCGAGGGAGGCACGCTGTTCCTCGATGAAATCGGCGACATGAGCCTGCCGATGCAGGTCAAGCTGTTACGCGTACTGCAGGAGCGTGCCTTCGAACGCGTCGGCAGCAACCGCACCCAGCGCTGCGACGTTCGCATCATTGCCGCGACCCATCGGAACCTGGAGGCCGCCATTGCCGATGGTCGGTTCCGCGAGGATCTGTTCTATCGCCTGAGCGTATTTCCGTTGGAGATGCCGGCGCTGCGCGAGCACCTGGAGGATCTGCCGGAACTGGTGGCTGAGTTCAACCAGCGCCTGTCGCGTCGCGGTCTTGCCGGCGTTCGCTTCAGCGCAGGCGCCATGCATGCGCTGCACGGTTATACCTGGCCAGGCAACGTGCGCGAGCTTTACAACCTGGTGGAACGCCTCTCCATCCTGTACCCGCACAGCGAGGTGCGGGTCAGCGATCTGCCGGAAAAATATCGCGGCCAGCAGATCATCGAGGAAGTGCGTGGCACGGCCTTGCTGTCATTGATGGTGGGACAGTCGAGCGTGATGTCCGAACCGATGACGGTGGTGTCGTCCGATTCGCTGGTGATGTTGCCGGAAGGCGGGCTCGATCTGAAGGACCACCTGGCGGACATCGAAGTGGGCCTGATCCGTCAAGCGCTTGACGTCACCGGTGGCGTCGTCGCGCATGCCGCGAAACTGTTGCGCATGCAGCGCACGACCTTGGTGGAGAAGCTGCGCAAGTACGGGTTGCAGCCGAGTTTGCAGGCCTGA